The sequence below is a genomic window from Alistipes sp. ZOR0009.
TTCATTCGAAACGGCTTTACCCTTTCTTCTGGAAGATTTGCCAGGTGAACGTCGTATTTGGCGAGGGTGAAAAAGAGGTCGGAGAGACGGTTGATGAGCTGCGGAATCCAAGGTTCCAGCGCCTCATCCTGCACCAGCGGACTAAGATGCCTTTCTGCTCTACGTATTATCGTGCGGATGACGTGGCATAGCGCGCTAACCTCCGTTTGTCCGGGTAGTATAAAGTGGCGGCTTTCTCCCATCTCTGCTGTCATTTCTGTAATCCAAGCCTCGCAGGTTGCAGCGCCATCCTCCACCTTTGGCGAGTTGGACTCCTTTAGCGATTCGGGAGGAGTGGCAATGTGCGACATGGTGTGCATTAGCCCCATTTGTATGTGGTAAAGGCGCTCCTGCCAAGGATGGTCGAGCGCAATCTTGCAGCGAAGAAGGCCAATAAAGGAGTTTGCCTCGTCGATGGCTCCGTTGGCCTCTATACGAACGTGATTTTTGGGTACTCGGATGCCACCAGCAAGCGAGGTGCGCCCCCGATCACCTCCACGGGTGAATATTGCCATTGTACAATTATTAGAGGGTTAAGAAGCGCGAAGGTTATTGCCTTACGGGCAAATACTTCGCATCCTTTTATTCTGTTACTTTACTTTTAGTGCGATGCCCGAAACCATTAGCACCACCTCATTGGCTTTAGATGCAATATGCTGGTTAAGCCATCCCTGCATGTCGGTAAACTTGCGCTGTACTTCGTTCTCTGCATGGCCACCCATACCAATTTCGTTGGTGATAAAGATGAAGGTTGCGCTTTGTTGGGTAAGCTGCTCGAACTCCTTTTTTAGCTCCTCCAACGATTGGTCTATGTTGGAGTTGTTATCGAAAA
It includes:
- a CDS encoding cob(I)yrinic acid a,c-diamide adenosyltransferase, giving the protein MAIFTRGGDRGRTSLAGGIRVPKNHVRIEANGAIDEANSFIGLLRCKIALDHPWQERLYHIQMGLMHTMSHIATPPESLKESNSPKVEDGAATCEAWITEMTAEMGESRHFILPGQTEVSALCHVIRTIIRRAERHLSPLVQDEALEPWIPQLINRLSDLFFTLAKYDVHLANLPEERVKPFRMKK